In Bifidobacterium sp. ESL0775, the following are encoded in one genomic region:
- the rsmH gene encoding 16S rRNA (cytosine(1402)-N(4))-methyltransferase RsmH has translation MAELANIHQPVLLPECVDLVTPALQHPDAVVVDCTLGLAGHALAFLKASPQARLIGIDRDEEALGMAAERMEEAGFQNRFTPVHAAFDEFSDVLDDLKLRRVDAAFMDLGLSSLQIDETDRGFSYSHDAPLDMRMDTTQSLDAAQILAQYSEGDLVRIFREYGQERFSKPIARAIVRQRETEPFKTSRQLDELVDRVVPKSHRAKGNPAKRVFQALRIEVNGELDKLKRTLPQIANHLELDGRLVVESYHSLEDRAVKTFMAQGLTVDAPADLPVVPADAQPFFKELTRGAIKADEAEIARNSRSAPVRLRGVELSRELPRRWRNRFEKDAEEEPESLEHIHGGNRHDVHDKKRNEDNHKERRA, from the coding sequence ATGGCAGAACTCGCGAACATTCATCAGCCAGTGCTTTTGCCGGAGTGCGTGGACTTGGTCACCCCGGCGTTGCAACACCCCGATGCCGTTGTCGTCGATTGCACGCTCGGCCTTGCCGGTCACGCCCTCGCGTTCCTCAAAGCCTCTCCCCAGGCCCGTCTCATCGGCATCGACCGCGACGAAGAGGCCCTGGGCATGGCCGCCGAACGCATGGAAGAGGCCGGTTTTCAAAACCGGTTCACCCCGGTGCACGCCGCGTTCGATGAATTCAGTGACGTGCTCGACGATCTGAAACTGCGTCGCGTCGACGCGGCTTTCATGGACCTGGGGCTTTCCAGCCTGCAGATCGACGAGACCGACCGCGGTTTCTCCTACTCGCACGACGCCCCGCTCGACATGCGGATGGACACCACCCAAAGCCTCGACGCCGCGCAGATTTTGGCGCAATACTCAGAAGGCGACCTGGTCCGCATTTTCCGTGAATACGGCCAGGAACGGTTCTCCAAGCCCATAGCCCGTGCCATCGTCCGTCAGCGCGAGACCGAGCCGTTCAAGACCTCACGTCAGCTCGACGAGCTGGTCGATCGCGTCGTGCCTAAATCCCATCGCGCCAAAGGCAACCCGGCCAAACGCGTCTTCCAGGCGTTGCGCATCGAGGTCAACGGTGAGCTTGACAAGCTCAAGCGCACCTTGCCACAGATCGCCAACCATCTGGAGCTCGACGGCAGGCTGGTGGTCGAGTCCTACCATTCGCTGGAGGACCGCGCCGTCAAGACGTTCATGGCCCAAGGCCTCACTGTCGACGCTCCGGCAGATCTGCCGGTGGTTCCCGCCGACGCCCAGCCCTTTTTCAAGGAGCTCACTCGGGGCGCGATCAAGGCCGACGAGGCCGAGATCGCGCGCAATTCGCGTTCGGCACCGGTGCGTCTGCGTGGCGTCGAACTTTCCCGCGAGCTGCCGCGGCGCTGGCGCAACCGTTTCGAGAAGGACGCCGAAGAGGAACCAGAATCATTGGAGCACATTCATGGCGGAAACAGGCATGATGTGCATGACAAAAAGCGTAATGAAGACAACCATAAGGAAAGGAGGGCATGA
- a CDS encoding UDP-N-acetylmuramyl peptide synthase, with translation MSAVSESISRRVTLGYIASHYGFELEPRFADGVTVTSVADTPDSVRPGALYVLRDDEEPSWLSVAVSRGAYAVLVPPSMAASARSAGVPALLATPDKATLGALAADIAGTPANTMAVFVVCGVEDDEIQADVVRVADFLHMLGNPVGIVSASGSSSLERELDMSYPLGILDIQHLLAVCSEDGAAAMVISADSQTLRPGALEGVNVDVLGTIEQLDRGGSQRAFKETRQRYGFSIDEQKRLVTCTEESGWLAGQASASRDLQSQRRLSLAIAMAMDAGVRRSNIRNALRVSKEMR, from the coding sequence ATGAGTGCGGTAAGCGAATCGATTTCACGGCGTGTGACCTTGGGCTACATCGCCAGCCATTACGGATTCGAGCTCGAGCCACGTTTCGCCGATGGCGTCACGGTGACCTCCGTGGCCGACACGCCCGATTCGGTGCGTCCCGGCGCGTTGTATGTCCTGCGCGACGACGAGGAGCCGTCATGGCTTTCGGTGGCCGTCAGCCGTGGTGCTTACGCCGTGCTTGTGCCGCCTTCAATGGCGGCTTCGGCGCGATCCGCGGGTGTTCCGGCTTTGCTGGCCACACCCGACAAAGCCACTCTTGGCGCTTTGGCCGCCGACATCGCGGGCACGCCGGCCAACACGATGGCCGTGTTCGTGGTCTGTGGTGTTGAAGACGATGAGATCCAGGCCGACGTGGTGCGCGTGGCCGATTTCCTGCACATGCTCGGCAATCCGGTCGGCATCGTCAGCGCCTCCGGTTCGAGTTCCTTGGAACGCGAATTGGACATGTCCTATCCGTTGGGGATCCTCGATATCCAGCACCTGCTCGCTGTCTGCTCGGAGGACGGGGCTGCGGCGATGGTCATTTCGGCAGACAGCCAGACTTTGCGTCCCGGCGCGCTCGAAGGCGTCAACGTGGATGTGCTGGGAACCATCGAACAGCTTGACCGTGGCGGAAGCCAACGGGCGTTCAAGGAGACCCGGCAACGCTACGGTTTTTCGATCGACGAGCAGAAGCGTCTGGTCACCTGCACCGAGGAATCCGGGTGGTTGGCCGGCCAGGCCTCGGCCTCCCGCGATCTTCAGAGTCAACGCAGGCTTTCGCTGGCGATTGCGATGGCGATGGACGCCGGCGTGCGGCGCAGCAATATCCGCAACGCCCTGCGCGTCTCGAAGGAGATGCGGTGA
- a CDS encoding penicillin-binding protein 2 — protein sequence MRTPADNAKAKQFVSRCTVIATVLALVFVVCFGQLANIQLLNGRSMAEAATAGRTLKVPVHAMRGKILDVNGAVLVQSVERYTIIGDPEAAQAYEPICSKQVTDNCTQPKSKGGQTLGVIGAARVARMIAPILGMDAMELGGKLAGPGRYVVLKKDVEPAAKRKLDKLDLGGIVYGELSQNRVYSDGALLGAFLGGVDAKVNGASGMEQVENKALSGTDGYKIYQQGNNGVEIPGTLTDAKPAQNGSDVKLTIDADVDWFVKKVLTDGKAQYKADWAVACVIDAQTHQVIALDDSDDIQAGSDQAKLNVSRAVSETFEPGSIGKTFSMAGLMQHGIHQMGDRFQVPDHFTKDNQLFHDSDPHPVSNWTLAGILAESSNVGMVMASDNYQDQDRYDMLTKFGIGQPTGLNLPGESRGTLTNPKAWDRRTRDTILFGQGYATNALQLTNAIATVADGGVYRRPSIVASRTDSDGHVIAQPQDQGTRILDPNVDAQLMNAMESAADHYQNTVGINGYRIAGKSGTAQVAGPGGGLNGIIGDWTGILPADNPRFVVTVAMKNPQGMYGGITSGALFKQIGEFLMQKYEVPASAPRNGAIPVSW from the coding sequence ATGCGCACACCTGCCGACAACGCCAAAGCCAAGCAATTCGTGTCACGGTGCACCGTCATCGCCACGGTGCTCGCGCTCGTCTTCGTCGTCTGCTTCGGCCAATTGGCCAACATCCAGCTGTTGAACGGGCGCTCCATGGCCGAGGCCGCCACCGCGGGCCGCACGCTTAAGGTGCCGGTGCACGCGATGCGTGGCAAGATCCTCGACGTCAACGGCGCGGTGCTCGTGCAAAGCGTGGAACGCTACACCATCATCGGTGACCCCGAGGCCGCGCAAGCCTACGAGCCGATCTGCAGCAAACAGGTCACCGACAACTGCACGCAGCCGAAAAGCAAGGGCGGCCAGACGCTCGGCGTGATCGGGGCGGCCCGCGTGGCGAGGATGATCGCCCCGATACTGGGCATGGACGCCATGGAGCTCGGCGGCAAGCTCGCGGGCCCCGGACGCTATGTCGTGCTCAAGAAGGATGTGGAGCCGGCGGCAAAACGCAAGCTCGACAAGCTCGATCTCGGCGGCATCGTCTATGGCGAGCTTTCGCAGAACCGCGTCTATTCCGATGGCGCGCTGTTGGGCGCCTTCCTCGGAGGCGTGGACGCCAAGGTCAACGGCGCCTCGGGCATGGAGCAGGTCGAGAATAAGGCGCTTTCCGGAACCGACGGCTACAAGATCTACCAGCAGGGCAACAACGGGGTGGAGATCCCCGGCACGTTGACCGACGCCAAACCGGCGCAGAACGGCAGCGACGTCAAACTGACCATTGACGCTGACGTGGACTGGTTCGTCAAGAAGGTCCTGACCGATGGCAAGGCGCAATATAAGGCCGATTGGGCCGTTGCCTGCGTGATAGACGCGCAGACCCACCAGGTCATCGCCCTCGACGATTCGGACGACATCCAGGCCGGCAGCGACCAGGCCAAGCTCAACGTCTCCCGCGCCGTCTCCGAGACCTTCGAGCCCGGCTCGATTGGCAAGACGTTTTCGATGGCGGGCCTGATGCAACATGGCATCCACCAGATGGGCGACCGGTTCCAGGTGCCCGACCACTTCACCAAAGACAACCAGCTTTTCCACGATTCCGATCCGCACCCGGTCTCGAACTGGACGTTGGCGGGCATCCTCGCGGAGTCTTCGAACGTCGGCATGGTGATGGCCTCCGACAATTACCAGGACCAGGACCGCTACGACATGCTCACCAAGTTCGGCATCGGGCAGCCCACCGGCCTGAACCTTCCGGGCGAATCGCGCGGCACGCTCACCAATCCCAAGGCTTGGGACAGGCGCACCCGCGACACGATTCTCTTCGGCCAGGGTTACGCCACCAACGCGTTGCAGCTGACCAACGCCATCGCCACCGTGGCCGACGGCGGCGTGTACCGCAGGCCGTCCATCGTCGCCTCGCGGACCGACTCCGACGGCCATGTCATCGCCCAGCCGCAGGACCAGGGCACGCGCATCCTCGACCCGAACGTCGACGCGCAGCTGATGAACGCCATGGAATCCGCGGCCGACCATTACCAGAACACGGTGGGGATCAACGGCTATCGCATCGCGGGCAAGTCCGGCACGGCGCAGGTGGCTGGGCCTGGTGGCGGCCTCAACGGCATCATCGGCGACTGGACGGGCATTCTTCCCGCCGACAACCCGCGTTTCGTGGTCACCGTGGCGATGAAGAACCCGCAGGGCATGTACGGCGGCATCACCAGCGGCGCGCTGTTCAAGCAAATCGGTGAATTCCTTATGCAGAAGTACGAAGTCCCCGCCTCCGCCCCGCGCAACGGTGCTATTCCTGTGTCATGGTGA
- the mraZ gene encoding division/cell wall cluster transcriptional repressor MraZ gives MDAGQTPQSDGAIPAMAQPEPLLLGTYTPKIDKKGRMALPAKMRAQLGTGMVMARGQEKCVYLLPQTQFRRIAARIQRASMGDKATRSYLRVFLSGAVEGEPDKQGRVLVPQNLRSYAGLGDDIVVIGVGTRAEIWNKESWDAYLAAQEEGYSDIADDVLPAMEW, from the coding sequence ATGGACGCCGGCCAAACACCCCAATCTGATGGCGCCATCCCTGCCATGGCTCAGCCTGAACCGCTGCTGCTCGGCACCTACACCCCGAAAATCGACAAAAAGGGTCGCATGGCGTTGCCCGCCAAGATGCGCGCCCAGCTGGGAACGGGCATGGTGATGGCCCGTGGCCAGGAAAAATGCGTCTATCTGCTGCCGCAAACGCAATTCCGTCGTATAGCGGCGCGAATCCAGCGTGCCTCCATGGGCGACAAGGCGACCAGAAGCTACCTGCGTGTCTTCCTTTCCGGAGCCGTCGAGGGCGAACCGGACAAGCAGGGTCGCGTGCTGGTGCCCCAGAATTTGCGTAGCTACGCCGGATTGGGCGACGACATCGTGGTCATCGGCGTGGGTACCCGCGCCGAGATCTGGAACAAGGAATCGTGGGATGCATATCTCGCGGCCCAGGAGGAAGGCTATTCCGACATAGCCGATGATGTATTGCCGGCGATGGAGTGGTGA